The Pseudopipra pipra isolate bDixPip1 chromosome Z, bDixPip1.hap1, whole genome shotgun sequence nucleotide sequence TAAATTCTACATATTTGGAGTCAGTGCAGAACTTGTAAAATTCAGTGAGAACACTGTGACACAGCATGTTACCAGAAAGGATTACCTccttctggagaagaaaaacctGTGGGCAGGTTCTTGATAAGCACAGCAGCACATAAGCAGCAAAGgtgcagagaaagagaaaaagcaagaagtATGCAACAGGCTTTAAAGAGTCTAAAAAGTAATGTCTCCAGCATGCTATTCACACTCAAATCTGTTCTGATTTTGCCTAAAATTTTTGTCAATGAATGTTCCCAGTTCTCTGTACCTgcaaggaaagaggaaggaaaagcagcagctctggagggaGCTGCTGAGTTTATCAAGTTTCTTCCTGGAGGCAGCACCCTGTTAGGTCCAGAGCTTGCTGACAGTGATTCAGCCCAGCAATCCTGCCACAACTCCACCAGAAGCACCAGTCACCTCTTCAGCTCCaatggctggagagcaggagtaCAACTTAAATCACCAGGGAAGTGAAGGAGGTGAATGATGCTGTGAACTTTAGCCATCCTGTTGCAGTTTGCTTTCTGTAAGTTTCAGAGCGAAAACAGGTTGCTCTCAGCATGTTTGTACTCTGTCAGAAGGAATCAAAATGCAATCTGTGAAAGACACCAAATTTCCACTTTTTGCAGGAGTGGCTCTGTCGCTTCAAGAAAAACCTTGCAAGAAAAGCTGCTATCCAGAGAACAACATATAGCAGTATGGACCTGTAATATGAGTCAGTAGTAATTGACTACTCATGATCACAGCTAGAAACTGACATGACTAAAAGTCTTTCCTTGTCAACAGTATCAGCACCTTTAacttaaaatgttatttcaaaaaAGCCTGACCAGTAAAACACCTTTCTGTCTGTATTTCTGGCAGCTGCATAACTTGATAGCATACTTAAAACCAGGTAACCTGCGACTTCTGTTCAAGTAAAACTTCTTTTCTTAAATCTTGGTACCGAAAGCTCTTTATATGTGGCATTTCCCTGGATGGTTTAGAAGAGGTAATGACACTGTTCTCGCTTTTTTTTATGTCATCAGTGAAACAAAAGAATATGGATGAGATCTATtcacttttaaaagcaaaaaggacttctccctgccctccttAAACCTTCACTATCTTCACTGAATATGGAATGTTCCTCTGATCTAGTACTGTTCGAaatgcttttttcattttaaaatggatGCAACCTTCAGCGCAATGACAGATCCTGAGAGAGACCTTTCCAGTGATACAATAACAGTTTACAGTTTTTTATctgaagattttatttctgtctgaTATCTGTTGTGAGGCACAGATCTTTCAAGTACAACAAGCCTCACTGCAAGTCACAACAGTGGCCATCAGCACAACAGTGTTATAAAAACATGTTGTGCAGAAAGAGACCATTAAGTTTTATCAGAAGTGAGGAAACAAAAAGTAAGAAATTCAAGTAATTATTTTCACCTTACTTTTTcagggctgctgctgtttttgaGAAAAATGACATTTGCTTTGGCACCTTTGAAATTCAGAAACTAACCCTTAGAAGACTTTGTAAAAATACCAATTTGTTATAGGAGAAAACCAAGTCTCTTGAGTCCCTTGAGCCAAGATCTATTTCAGACCTCCTGTAACAGCTTAGCTGGCTCCTACCATTCTTTTTCCAAATACTCAgagattcacaatcaaaattTTCTGAGTCAGATTAACAGCTCCTAAAGGCAAAATAAGACACCCAAAATTACCCTCTGACTCAGTAACTGTTCCTCTGTGAAACGTGAATGCTGCTCCATTCATGGCATAATGGGAGTTTGCAGAGGAGATAGTCCTGACCCTACCAACTCTGGTCTCTGCTGAATAGCTAAGGGATGGACAAAAGCTAAAATGTTGCATTTAAATGGAAATTCAAATATACCAatgttacaaaataaattatttggaagaaatttaactTCTGATATCAACAAGGGCTGACACAGAATCCCCATGCAAGCATCCATTTCCTCAGTTACATCTCAGCAACAATAGAGTCTATTCCTCCTTCACCCATTCAGAACCAAGAAACCTCATAAATCAAATTAGTTCTAGTTCCTTGAGTTtcaaattcatttattttcctatgTGAAAAGTATGATAGACAATAAAGATACACACACCAGATAAAAGTACCATTATCAAACTCCAAATAATTTCATCCCTTTCAAAGAATATTGTATGAAGTTATATTGAAGCAATAAAACCCAAACCTATTTAGAAGATGAACCTTGTCTAAGCTATCAGTGAATACAAAACAAATATAAGACAAATGATCATTTAATGAACTGaaacacattatttttaatattataaacTGAGAGGTATACCAGTAGTATTGTATATAGCATAGGtgtgcagttttcagggaaCAATCAAGGAtatttctttccaaagaaagGTGTTCCTCGAACTCACAAATGCTATCCtacatattaaaaagaaaacagctaaCATTCAAACAAAGCTACTGATGTGGTCAATGTCAAATGAACATTTCTCACTCCAATTATGGCAGCACAGTCATTATGTTGCTCAAGTATGAGATTACACTCATTGTGTGATAACACACTATGGCTCTAACTGACACTGAACTGCCTAAATTTGTTGCAACAAATACAGCATCATAATGAACATATATTActcctgcctttttttaaattacatttggGACTTTATAAAGTGGATAGCTGTACTTCTATGAGATTAAGAGTACCTTTGTAAAAGTCACAGGTATGCTAGCATCCAACTGTACATGATCTGCAAGTTCTgtaaactgctgctgctgtttctgtaaTGTCTCTAGCAATCTTGTAATTTCCTGTTTGGCCAACACTACTCTGCAGTCATCCTAAacagacaaagaaaacaaaagcatgcCTTTTCTTTAgtaatttactttaaaaagccAAGTACAATATAGATATGTTTGcaagaaataaagcattttaaatagaaatactGTAGTTAAAGAAACTCACATttacaaaacagattttttaaaaattgcaataCAAATATGAGTACCTTAACATTCTTCCTTAACACTAATAGATACTGAATAGTTCTGCAGTTTAAAAGTACTTTTTCCTAAACCTTTCTTAGCCATGTAGGAATAAGAATATAAATTATAAGAGACaataatttaatatataaagaatatttatataattcaTATATCACTCCAGCAGCTAGAATAGAGCAATTGCTTGGCAGCATACAGCAACACACTtaacaggaaaatattaatatcCACCCATTAATGATCAGAACATTTGCATAGATAAATCTGACTAAGCAACCAGACACTACCTCTAAAcctatctgaaaaaaaaagtacaaataatATCTTAAAGTAGTTTCTCACACTTGGTTTACTTTTGCTACACATACTATTTACTTCTTGCTATAATTAAACTGAATAACGGACCAATCAGATATTCTCATACAGTCACTTTCTTCACACATTTAAGATGCTCAATTACCCATGTTAAAAATGTTACTAAAAGTTATTTAATcctataacatttttttctaccAGCCAGTATGACAACTACCTTCAAACACCTATACTGCTAACTGCAGCTGTAAAATCCTTCCAATAAATCctgtagggttttttgtttcagtttcatCTCGCATTCCTACAAACCTCACAAATACCAGAAATTATCCAAGAAAAGAGTCATGCCACAGGTCTTAAAGCAACTGGAGGACTCTATGCTTTCATACTGATTACCCTTGTCCAACAGCCCCTTGTAATGAATATTGAGATCTCATGTTATACCACCATTATTTTAACTTTGTAAAGAAATAATGTGGAGTACTATctaacctcttttttttccgtGGTTTAAACTTAATTTGTAGTTCCATATATCTTGCCATATGCTACAGCTCACTTGTCAACCTACCTGTTGTAAAGTCTTTTCACAGTGAAGACAAGCTGTTGAAACCTGTGACAAGAGGATGGTCATGTCTTCTTGCTGTTGCCTAAGCCAAATCAACTTCTCTCTCACGTGAGCATCAACAACACTAAGAGCCATTTCCTCCTGACGACACAGGGTTTCATGAAGGTCAGAAAAATAGGCTCGGACACATGAGCGAGCATTCTCTGCAGTTCCTGGTACCTACAGTGTTGCAATAAGGAGATCCAGAAGATTAAGAATACCAGTTGATTCCAGAAGtatatttttgattttatttcaggtTCTAACTTATGTTCATATCTGCTTGGCTACACACAGTTCAAGTCCCAGTTAGGGCTGACAAGACTTTCTGTATAATATCAAGATCCTCCAAGAAGTTACTCCTACAATCAAGTAGCTTATTTGTATGTATACACACCTTCCTAAAAATGGCCAGGGAAAAAAGCCTCAAGAGTATCACAGCACCTGAGGACATCTGTCACAGTATGTCAATACTAGCAGTCACACAACTTTTCCCACTGCCTAAAAACATTGTAAGAGACTACAAGTTCCCCTCTATCTGCTGACGTAAGCCTCAATATTGACTTGCTAGATATAAGAACTTGTCTTGTCCTATAAAGCTTATACTTAATTTTCAGAGAAATTCCTTATCTTGGTTATtacaaaaaagcaaatattctgTACATGTGAGGGAAACCAAAAGAAAAGCATACATGTTCAGTATGGGCCATTCCAACTCCATCTTCAACTATTTGTTCTCCTCCTTCTATATGCTGAACAATTCCAACCAGTTTTCTGGAATAATCTGAGATTTCTTCTGTGAAAGTTCTTATACAGTGAGCCATGTCTAAAATGGATGCACGAATCTGGTTCGCTTCTGGTTCCAAGACAGAATGctattaattaaaagaaaaatatcatagATCAATCACAAATGTCTTCCTTAATCACCTTTCCTATTTTACaacatatttaatatatatgtgtatgtatattggcatatatttacaaatatatatagGAAAGACAAGTAAGAATCTAAAATCATCTTGCAATTCAAAACACAATCAGGAGTCATAGATTACACTCAAACTAAATTCAGGCATCTAGCAATCATGCAAGTAAACAAAAATTTCCCTGTTTACCATAatgaattataaaaaaataaaggtggtTAGATTGCACCGGTGATGTGATATGTATGTAGAGTTTACATTATGAAAACAGCTTTCAAAACTGATGGTTCAATGTTGTAAGAAgttcagaaaagcagcagatacAGGGACTATCCttcttcatatatatatatgtatataaaataattcaCTGAGAacttagaaataattttttttgcttctaatTTTACAATGGCAACTATCTGAAAtgaagggaaaatgaaagaacGGTACGAAGACATACCAAGAGTCCACCCTCATTTCTTGACAACCTTTTGTCCTTTAATTGGGTAAGCAATCATGCAAGCCACCCCATGGCACGactagaaattaatttctagaaGTACCTTATGACCTTGATGCTTTCCATATTCTTTGCAGACACAACACATGAGAGGACTCGCCTGACAGCCCTcttccaaacaaacaaactcgATAGCATGCACTTGGTGTTGGGAGCACATTGTCTTCTCATGAGGCTTATCAGCAAGAGGCACACGCCTGTGTTTCGCTAGTGTCTTAGTAGAATGAGTGAGCTGGGAACAGTCTGCACACAGGTGAGTGGCACAGACTGTGCAATACACAGATGCAATGTGGGCTTCATCTTCATCGCAACGAATGATACTCTggcaacaacaaaacaaagcaaaagtaAAGTTGTTAACACTTAACCCCAgtaatggaggaaaaaaaaaatcagaaaacttgTCAACAATATTAGGTTTATCTAAAAGTTAAACACTAATAGGTTTTTGGACTATTTTGAAACTTGACTTTAAGTTTtcaataaacttttaaaaaataaaaatctgaaccATTCAgcaattttataaatataaactTCAGTGCAAATTGTAAAGGTTTGGAGGAGAAAATATATCTGGCTCCAGTAATTTCCTCCAAAGCAATCACTACAGAACAAGGAATTACAGACAAACACCAAAGAACTTACAGGCACTTAGGAAAGTTAGCTATTTCTAGAATGCTACCAAAGATACTTCCTGCACACCAGTTTTTATTACTGAAATTATAAAAGCAGCTAGTTTTGGTAATGAAGCACTACTACATGATGTAGTGATACCAAATGACTATAAGTAGTAACTACTAAGAAGAAGAGTTGAAATCTTTCGGGAGAATTTCTCAGAAATTTTAGAAAACTGTACTGATACCACTGTAACTAAaatttccaaataaataaaCTTATCTAAACATCTTAAAATcataaaaaaggggaaaagagtaGGCATGCCTGTTAATAcctgtttattttctgcattgGTCAAGTACAAACTTGCATTTAATTATGAGGCAATTAATTAAAGCCTTAATACTAGATATTGGAAGAAAATAACAGTATTATTGGTGAAACTACATTTGGCAAAGAACTGATTTTCAATCTTTTTCTATCTAGAGATAACTTTCAGCAAatgtaacaatttttttttcttttttgtttataaCTCAGTACCTCTCCAGATAGACCAATGGCTTCTTCTGCTGTCCCACACTGCCCAGCAGGTCCATTCTGCAACCGTTCCAAGAGTTCCAACAAAGCAAAATTCTTTTTCAATCCCCAGACTCCAGAATCTCCTTTTTGAGGAAGATTTAaatgaaggggagaaaaaatggTATTTGCTTCAGGTTTTTCTGAGAAATTGCACAAACTAGTTGAGATTGTGACAAATATTAAGAGCATATTAACTACAGTGTATTAACCATGTGAGATACAACTAGTAATTTTTCTGTAAGCTCgctccatcctcctccttccttcaaTCATGAAGCTATTTAATATTCACACAGATTTTCCCTAACTAAAAgattattaaaatttttttaaaaagtcaaaacaCCCTTAATATAATCCACAATAGTTAACAACTAAAGAAGACAAGGAACACACAAGCACATACAAGTGccataaaaattattattttcagaagtACAGTGTCCATTTCTACTGTACTAATGGAAGGTATGAAGAATTCCCTACTGACAAACCTCATATTACCTGAATCACAAAATGCATCACCTATTGCAGATCTCAATCCAGTAAAAACCTGAGTAAGAGTTAAAACaacattcagaaagaaaaaaccacatCTTACACTATTTGATTTAACAAAAAGGAATATATCTCATACTCCCTAGAGCAAAGCAGAAGTCCATGTCCACTCCTGTATCATCCTCATCTTGCAGAAGTTAATATGAAGCAATGCGATGAAAACTAAAACCAGAATTGCATCCCAATGACTGCTCCTAAATGCTACCTGCATAGGCCACATAGCATATGAGAACCCTAGTGACTGCTTCTTCAAGGAAGTATCATCCCTTGACTTTTTTCAGCATAATTGTCGTAGATTTAATGACATTTCCTCTGTTGCAAGATTGAGGCACCTCAAGAAATGAAGTGTCATCTTTGAGCACTGGATCACTACTTTTCAGCCACAAGAGAGTTACAGAATtattgaggttggaagggacctctggacaCCACCTTGCCAGTCCCCatgctcaagcagggtcacaCACAGCTGGTTGCCCAGGACCACACACAGGCAGCTTTTGAAGATCTCCAAGAAGGGAGattctaccacctctctgggcaacttgtgcaAGATATTGGTTACTCTTACACTTAAAAGGGTTTCCTATATGTGCACACAAACTTCTGTGTTGCAGTTTGTGCACATTGCCTCTAGTTCTGTCAGCAGACACACTGAAAAAAGCCTGGCACTTTCTTCTTTACACCCTCTCTTCAGATATTTGTAAAATATCTCTGAGCCTTTCCTCATACCAGAGATCTCCAGTCCCTTCATTATCTTACTGATGTTTTGCTTTAGTAGCTCTGCTTGCACTGGAGAGTGCAAAACTGTACATGGTACTACAGATGTGGCCTCAACAGTGCTGAGGACAACATATCTGAGAATAAAGACAAGCTCAAGATGTTACTTAATTATATCCAACATCACTGCTGAATACTAACAGAGCACTGAAAGGAAGGTAACATGCAGACAGCATTGCCCACAGCTCTTTGTCAGATGTTTACTTGAGTGTATAAAACCTACTaaatttaggaaaagaaatagtCAGGGGTTTGTTAGCCttgaatagaatcatagaaggcACAACATTACCAGTAGTGCCCAGGGTATTGACAGATAAACATTTTGTAGCTAAGAAGGTGCCTGAAAATGCCACcttatatttaaacaaaatctgTAGGACCTGAAATCAACTACTCTATTTTATGATGGAATTTTTGAACTGTGTTTGTAAGACAAGAAAATGTTGCTGCAATTACTTTTTAGAGTGTGGGACACCACTGTCTGGACAAAACTGCATAAAGTAGAATTACAAAACTGAAATTACAAAATTACAAGTGTTTGTTTCATACTTCATGCACATGTAACCACCGAAGAACTGTTAGTGAACTTATGGCattcactgtgaaaaaaaaaatacaaactacagttcttttttaaaatgcaagtaACTGCTTTATTAGATTCATACTTTGCTTCAAGCATGacctggaaaacaaacacattttaaaatataaatgacaGATCTGGAAAAAGGTTTGGCTGCATCTCATAATCCAGATTCAAAGACTAATAGAATATCAGCTGAAGCCTGAGGCTGGTTCCAAATAACATCTAAACTCCTGACATTTTCAGTTCACATGCAAGTGTCTCTCAGACACTGGGTATCTGACATGAACTCACAGAAACTGCATCACACAGTCTCTCTGTTTTCCTAGAAAGCCCAGACTACTTGAATTGTCCAGTTGTCCCATGTTGTTTCCTAACTCAtctgcagctctgtggcagTCTGGCAGGAATATGTCCCCTGCATCTTTCTGGAATTCACTGTCATTCCACTGATGCTATACAGACATTAAGTCTTGTCTTCCTTCTTCAATATGGAGATTTATCAAACACTCCATAGATTTTGGTGTATCATTAGAGTGAAAGTGCAGTTTCAAATGAACAGATGGATAACTATGAGATGCGAGCAGTTATGTGAAATAGCATCCAATTGGCACCCACACTGTATACCTCACGCTTTATGTAGCTTCCAGTTTTACTACATGAAACTTTCTTTTCTAGTCAATTTTCAGTTTAAACTACAGACAATAACATTCTATTTTGAATTTGGCCACTGAGAAGTTATGTGCCTCACATATTAAAGGCAAAGTTCAGAGAATAGATAAATGGATGATACCATTTTCCTACAGCTAGAGATGGGAGCACATATAAACTATTCTCCCTCAAACATCCTCAAAAGGTGAAAAACAACACTGATTACCTGTTCAGAAAAATAAGCTTACAGGAAAGACCATCCATTTTAGCAAATCTGTTGCTTCCAGAAATGAGCCTATCAAAGCACTGATTAGTAACTTTGAACTTAGCTATAAAGCAAGATGCTCTAAAGAATCAGTGCTTTCAAAGTCAGTCAACTCTGCAGTTATCAGTTCCATGGTGGAAGCCTTCTCTGGCACAGATAGCATTACTAACACCCAATCCAAGATCAGTGTACTCCACAAAATAAATtgccaacaaaataaaaagaaatatttcaacttTTGTTTGCCACAGATCCAAAAGGAGTTTACAGAAGGAATGATCTGGCCCTCCGCAATTACATTAAGCATCAGCAGAGCCATCTGCCCTGATATCTTCTGACTTCAGAGCTTAGTCATTTTTCAGCTGTAGCACTCCTTGCAAGAtattggtgtttttttcataaCACAAAGCAAGGAATAGTCACCTCCTATTACAAGTTGAAGAAATACAGAGCACTATATCCAGTTTTAGAATCTAAATTATGTCAAACCAGGTTCTAAACTAGAGTCTGGATTTGCTGACACTGTATCTAGACAGACTTCTGGATCCTAACCCTCAAAAAACAAAGCACCTGCAAGTGGTTAGAGGGTTCCCTTCTAGAGTGTTTAGAACGTCACTTTACCACGGCAAACTGACTGTGCACAACCTTCAGCTACTACTGCGTATAAAATATTCACATTAACAACACATCAATATAATGACTGCTGATGCTAACATGGACCTCTTATCTTCACATTTGCCACTAATCCAAATAGCCATTAATAGCCCTGTATAAATGGATGTACACACACCAAAACAATAAATCCACTTAAGGAATAGATTATAGCTCTTAGCCTTTAGGCAAACATTGTCTTAGGCTTTAAGCAAACATTGGGTAAGGCTGAGAGAGGAAGAAGCTGTTCAGTCATTACAGAGTTTCGtaagaagtattttctttcactgGTTTTCTTTCACATCTGCTATAAAATGATTATGTAATTGACCTACACATTTTCAACACATCTGATCAAATgtcaattttatatttaaacacACTAAAAGATAAACCCACTAAAAAGTTGTGTAAATACATCTATTTAATCTCCTGGGCTTTAGCTCAAATTCGGCTTTGGTCAGAAACGTAGAAGAGTCTAGAGATCTCATCCCTGTGCCTACAAAGAACGTCTGTGCCCATTACAAAAGTCACTACACACTCCGTCCCTTCTCAGAAGAAGAATAAGACATGAATAGCAGGGAATGTGTCAGCCAGGAATGAGACAGTGACAGAGTAAAGATATTAACACTGACTTCAGCCAACAAGACAAATGTCAATTTCAAAAGCATGAAGCCTGTCTGCAAAAGGATTACAAATAAGGCACGGAATAAAGGAGCAACTTTTGCCCAAATGTCTGAAGAGACTTGAAAGAATGCTATAACTGCATTTTCTTGCACAGTATGTTGAAGTTTTATCTTAGCACTCAAACACTAGCAAAGGACTGTATAAATGTAAACAATACCAATAAGATGGATTCCATGAAGGATGTCATCATCTGCATATCTCTGTTGAACATGTTTTAACGACAGAAAATAGCTTCAGCTTTGTAGTAATGGTGCATAAAGACTCCAAAGCTGTAATATAAGTACAACCTTCCTAAAAATTCCCTGGTCCa carries:
- the TRIM23 gene encoding E3 ubiquitin-protein ligase TRIM23, translating into MAALLVNKPGAGAGPDGSRGPGGGGGSGRGPAGAAVKVLECGVCEDVFSLQGDKVPRLLLCGHTVCHDCLTRLPLHGRAVRCPFDRQVTELGDSGVWGLKKNFALLELLERLQNGPAGQCGTAEEAIGLSGESIIRCDEDEAHIASVYCTVCATHLCADCSQLTHSTKTLAKHRRVPLADKPHEKTMCSQHQVHAIEFVCLEEGCQASPLMCCVCKEYGKHQGHKHSVLEPEANQIRASILDMAHCIRTFTEEISDYSRKLVGIVQHIEGGEQIVEDGVGMAHTEHVPGTAENARSCVRAYFSDLHETLCRQEEMALSVVDAHVREKLIWLRQQQEDMTILLSQVSTACLHCEKTLQQDDCRVVLAKQEITRLLETLQKQQQQFTELADHVQLDASIPVTFTKDNRVHIGPKMEIRVVTLGLDGAGKTTILFKLKQDEFMQPIPTIGFNVETVEYKNLKFTIWDVGGKHKLRPLWKHYYLNTQAVVFVVDSSHRDRISEAYSELAKLLTEKELRDALLLIFANKQDVAGALSVEEITELLSLHKLCCGRSWYIQGCDARSGTGLYEGLDWLSRQLVAAGVLDVA